The stretch of DNA ACTTCATTTCCTGCTGAATCTTGAAGGGTACCATTATCACCCATTCTAAAATTTCCTGCTCTTGTATAAAAGGTTTCTGCTGTTCCTAGAGTATTTTTATTTACTACTGAAAAAAATCCATCCCCATATAATGCCATATCATAATTTACACCTGTTAATTTTGAACCACCTTGTGTATACAATTTCTCTGCATCAAGTACCGTTGAACCTTTTCCGATTCTATCTTGGTACATTTGATCTGCAAATGAAATTCTTGAGGCTTTATATCCTATTGTATTTACATTGGCAATATTATTAGATTCATTATCTAAAGCTTTTTGTTGTGACGCTAATCCTGAGATTCCTGTCCAAAGTGCTCCAATCATGACTGATCCTTTATTTATTAAGGTTATGAACTTAAATGTTCATATATTAATACTAATTTATAGAACTAATATAAAAACACTATTTTTTTAATTCAATGGCTGTTTTTAACATTTCATCAGAAGTTGTGATAGATTTAGAATTTGCTTCAAAAGCTTTTTGATACACCAATAAATTCGTTAAAGTACTTCCCATATTTGCAGTACTTAATTCCAATGAACTACTAACTAATTTATTTAATTTACCAGCATAAAATGCTCTTCCTGATTCTGCAGAAGTTTGATAAACATTATCACCTTGAGGTAAAAGTCCTTGTTGATTTGTGAAATGAGCTGTTTGTAACTTCCCAATTATAAACTTATTATCTCCATCTTTTAAAAAAATCACTCCTTCACTTATTTCAATTTTACCAGAAGTATTTTTAGATAAATTAAGATTTGATAACTTTAACTGAATTTCATTAACAGTTAAAGATTCTTGCCCAACTAAAGATAAAGTACTTGTTATATCTAATAACTCTGCATTAGAAAATTCTAATGCACTTTTTAATGCATCTCTTGAACTATTAACTAATCCAAGGCCTGTTCCTAAACTAGCATTTTGAGTATTTGTAATTGTTAAATAATTTTCATTTATTTGAGCATCTTTAATCGTAACTTCTTTTGCTGGAATCAAAGAATTAATAGTTAACATTCCTGTTGTAGGGTTAACTGAAGAACTTAATCCTTTAATATTTGATATTTTATCGGAAAATTTTTTCATAGTAGTTTCAATATCAGTATCAAAAGATTGAGTTATTTCTTCATTATTTATTGTAATTTTTATAAAATCATTTTCATTAACTAATTGACTCATAGAAGTAGCTAAATTTACATTTGTAATTTGAGAAGCAGATGGTGAAGCTACTGCTGTTGAATTCGATGAATATAAATCTAGTTTACTTTTATAATCAGCTATTAAAGCTTCAATATCTGCAACTTGTGCTGATTTTGTTTTAAATCCTGCTCCACTAGTACCTTTGTCAACAGCCGAAGTATTATAATCTGTTGTTCTTGCATTTATTGTTTGTAAGAAATTTTCATTACTTATAGTTTTAGATACAATATTTTTCGTATGACTTTCATCAAACTGAGTTTTTGCAGGATTAGAAGTCACAACATTATTTGACTGGGGAGTTAATCCTAACACTTTCATACCATTTTGAGTTTGCAATAAGCCATCTTCTGCCATATAAAAGTTACCAGCTCTTGTATAAAAAGTTTCATTAGTTTTTCTCTCAGAAACAATAAAATAACCTTTTCCTTCAATTGCAACATCATAAGCATTATTAGTTAATTTAACATTTCCTTGTGTCATAACTTTACTAACACTATCAATGCCAGTTCCTTTTCCATAGCCATTTTGATACATCATATCTTCAAAACTAATAGTATCAGCTTTATGTCCCACAGTATTAACATTAGTAGAATTATTAGATTCAACATTTAATGCTTTTTCAAAAGCTGTTAAACCAGAATATCCATTCCATAATCCACTAATCATTTTAAAACCTTAAAATATTTTTGTAATTGTTGAAAATGGTAAAGTAGTTAATTGATCAGAATATACAGCGACAGAAACACCTGCTAAAGTATATTTATGGTCAGTAATTGCTTTATTATTTTCATCTAATATCGTTAATTTACCATTACTTACTACAGGAACTCCGGGACTTGAGATAAGAACTTTTTTACCTGTTTTTACACCTTTATCATCAAGAATTTCTCCAGCAGCGTTATAATTAACTACCTTACTTTTTGTTGCATCAGTTGCATCTGGTATAACAATTCTGTCTTCTAGATATAAAATTTGTTGAGCTTTCACTTGAATATTTCCATTAACATTTTCAACTGATCTTACAGTATAAGCTTTACTAATTCCATCTGCACCAATATTTCCATCTTCAATATTTTTTCCAATAATTCCAGAAGCATTAGATAAAGATGACTGAGAAAATGCAGTTTGCATTGATTGCATAGCTTTTATCATTTCTTGGTTTGTATTAATTGATGACATTTGCATTTGAGTTGAAAGCATTTGTGCTGAATCCATCGGTTTTGTAGGATCTTGTAATTTTAATTCTTGTATCATCAATTTTAAAAAATCATCATTTGATAATTTGTCATTACTTATTGCTGTTGTATAACTATTCCCATCTACACCGACACTTGAATTTACTTCTACTGTACTAGCCATTTTAATCTCCTATATCATATGTTCTTCAAAGAAATATTGAACTACATTATCAGAATCCATAGCATCTTGAACTCTAACAGCCAATTTATCATCAATTACAATTATATCACCTGTTCCAATAATTCTAGTGTTTACATAAATTTCACCACCAGTTCCAGCAGCTTTATGTAAAGAAATAATATCTCCATCACTTAATTTTAGAAATTCTGAAACTGTTATATTAGTACTGCCTAACATTACATCTACAACTATCTCTGTATCAACTAATAAATCGTAATCTCTTTCACTAATTTCCATTTAAATACTTTACTTGTTATTTTGATAAATTATATCATAAAGTTATAGTATTTAATAAATGATTTTATTTTACTAAATAATCAAATCTAAAGAATCCAACATAGTTGAAACTTTTGATTCAATATTTCCATCAAAGTTTCCAAGATCACTTGCTATTACAACACCACCTGCTGTAACATTTGCATCACTTTTTAATTCTATAAAAGATTCTAAATTTAACTGACCTTTTAAAACTTCATAATCTTTTGGGTTAAGATGAATTTGCACCTTTGATGCTGTTTTTATTTTATCTAAAAGGTGATTTATTGTTTGTTTTGCAATTTTTGATGAATTTTCACCAACTTCAATACTTATTATTTTTTGGGCAATTGAAATAGAAGTTTTCAATAATTTGGTTTCCATTTGGAAAGTTGCTTGTTCAAAAAAAGCAGCATAATGTTTTAAATCTCTTATTGCTTGAACAACTTGTGCATCAATATCTTTACCTTTTATTCCATCACTTTCAATACTATCAACTTTTTGCGATATTTCATTTAATTTAGCTGTTAAATTTCTTACTTCAATTAAAACAGGATCTATTCTTCCATTTATTTCTCTATCATCTAAAGTTGTTTTAGAATTAATAACACTATTAGTATCAACTTGTGAATTAATAAAATTACCTAATTCATATTTTTGAACTTCTTCATTTTTAGTTAATATTTTTGCACTAGAATATACATTATCAGCCATTAATTATTCTCTCTATCAATGATTCCATCTTCAATCATTTTCTGAGCAACATCCAACATTTTTCTTTGTGCGGCTTCTATATCTTTAATTTTAACTTTATTTGACATTTCAAACTCTTCTTTAAATCTATCTCGCCCTCTTTGAGACATAGCAGATGTAACTTTTTCCATATCTTCTTCAGTAGCATTTTTCATTGCTATTACAACATCACCTGTATCCACATTTTGTAAAATTCTCATAATATATTCAGAATCTAAATTTAACAAATCTTCAAATACGAACATATTTTCTTTTATTTTTGTAGCTAATGAAGTATCTATACCATTAATATTTTTCAAAATATCTTGTGCTTTTGGACCCAATTTATTAAGCATATCAGCTACAACTTTTACTCCACCAACATCTACAATCGAAGATAATAAAGATTCTAGTTTCTTCTCTAAAACAAGGGAAATTGTTCTTACAACATCTGGAGAAACATCTTTTATCGTAGCTATTTGAATAGTTACTTTTACCCTTATTTCTTCGTCTAATTGCATAAGAACCTCTGAAGATTTATTAGGATCCATATGAGATAATATTACTGCAATTGTATGGGGAGACTCATCTTTAATAAAATCGCTTAATTGTTTTGGATTTATTCCATCTAAATATGAGAAAGCCTGCGAAGCCAATTTCATTCTTGATAATTTGGCTAATACTTCATCTGCTTCATTTTTTCCAAGTGATTTATATAAAATTTCCCTAGCAAAATCATACCCACCAGAACTAATAAA from Arcobacter suis CECT 7833 encodes:
- the fliG gene encoding flagellar motor switch protein FliG yields the protein MAESTKENDILRGMSMMEKVARFFVLIGEESTVKIFQHLPKDTVEAISTAITQITSINKDVSLAVLEEFHLYTRSKSFISSGGYDFAREILYKSLGKNEADEVLAKLSRMKLASQAFSYLDGINPKQLSDFIKDESPHTIAVILSHMDPNKSSEVLMQLDEEIRVKVTIQIATIKDVSPDVVRTISLVLEKKLESLLSSIVDVGGVKVVADMLNKLGPKAQDILKNINGIDTSLATKIKENMFVFEDLLNLDSEYIMRILQNVDTGDVVIAMKNATEEDMEKVTSAMSQRGRDRFKEEFEMSNKVKIKDIEAAQRKMLDVAQKMIEDGIIDRENN
- a CDS encoding flagellar hook-basal body complex protein; amino-acid sequence: MISGLWNGYSGLTAFEKALNVESNNSTNVNTVGHKADTISFEDMMYQNGYGKGTGIDSVSKVMTQGNVKLTNNAYDVAIEGKGYFIVSERKTNETFYTRAGNFYMAEDGLLQTQNGMKVLGLTPQSNNVVTSNPAKTQFDESHTKNIVSKTISNENFLQTINARTTDYNTSAVDKGTSGAGFKTKSAQVADIEALIADYKSKLDLYSSNSTAVASPSASQITNVNLATSMSQLVNENDFIKITINNEEITQSFDTDIETTMKKFSDKISNIKGLSSSVNPTTGMLTINSLIPAKEVTIKDAQINENYLTITNTQNASLGTGLGLVNSSRDALKSALEFSNAELLDITSTLSLVGQESLTVNEIQLKLSNLNLSKNTSGKIEISEGVIFLKDGDNKFIIGKLQTAHFTNQQGLLPQGDNVYQTSAESGRAFYAGKLNKLVSSSLELSTANMGSTLTNLLVYQKAFEANSKSITTSDEMLKTAIELKK
- a CDS encoding flagellar hook assembly protein FlgD; its protein translation is MASTVEVNSSVGVDGNSYTTAISNDKLSNDDFLKLMIQELKLQDPTKPMDSAQMLSTQMQMSSINTNQEMIKAMQSMQTAFSQSSLSNASGIIGKNIEDGNIGADGISKAYTVRSVENVNGNIQVKAQQILYLEDRIVIPDATDATKSKVVNYNAAGEILDDKGVKTGKKVLISSPGVPVVSNGKLTILDENNKAITDHKYTLAGVSVAVYSDQLTTLPFSTITKIF
- a CDS encoding FliM/FliN family flagellar motor switch protein, giving the protein MEISERDYDLLVDTEIVVDVMLGSTNITVSEFLKLSDGDIISLHKAAGTGGEIYVNTRIIGTGDIIVIDDKLAVRVQDAMDSDNVVQYFFEEHMI
- a CDS encoding FliH/SctL family protein, whose translation is MADNVYSSAKILTKNEEVQKYELGNFINSQVDTNSVINSKTTLDDREINGRIDPVLIEVRNLTAKLNEISQKVDSIESDGIKGKDIDAQVVQAIRDLKHYAAFFEQATFQMETKLLKTSISIAQKIISIEVGENSSKIAKQTINHLLDKIKTASKVQIHLNPKDYEVLKGQLNLESFIELKSDANVTAGGVVIASDLGNFDGNIESKVSTMLDSLDLII